A DNA window from Impatiens glandulifera chromosome 7, dImpGla2.1, whole genome shotgun sequence contains the following coding sequences:
- the LOC124910042 gene encoding acidic leucine-rich nuclear phosphoprotein 32 family member B-like: MEAILVDVKKAAATTTVLTCAGIIMAAAATNSLLLGLVQDLTMTLISSKEEKDPNGVKTELVDADGEDDSDQDGVENNDLEEGGAEDDPSSAEEKDSEEEEEQEKHTNGNNGNAKKGTDEGGDDDEGHEDGGDEDDDEDEDEQEEVVVEEELSYNLKIMIPMGYL, translated from the exons ATGGAGGCGATATTGGTTGATGTTAAGAAAGCTGCTGCAACTACTACTGTGCTAACATGCGCCGGAATCATTATGGCGGCTGCTGCTACCAACTCTCTCCTCCTCGGCCTCGTTCAA GATCTTACCATGACCTTGATTAGTTCTAAAGAAGAAAAGGACCCGAATGGAGTCAAAACTGAACTCGTAGATGCTGATGGTGAAGATGACAGCGATCAAGATGGGGTCGAAAACAATGACCTTGAAGAAGGAGGTGCTGAAGATGACCCATCATCTGCAGAAGAAAAAGacagtgaagaagaagaggaacaAGAGAAACATACTAATGGCAACAATGGGAATGCAAAGAAAGGAACTGATGAAGGAGGTGATGATGACGAAGGACACGAAGATGGAGGTGATGAGGACGACGATGAAGATGAGGACGAACAAGAAGAAGTTGTAGTcgaagaagaa CTCTCTTATAATCTTAAGATAATGATACCAATGGGTTATTtgtaa